A single window of Aphidius gifuensis isolate YNYX2018 linkage group LG1, ASM1490517v1, whole genome shotgun sequence DNA harbors:
- the LOC122860740 gene encoding eukaryotic translation initiation factor 3 subunit F, whose translation MALDLIVKVHPVVLFQIVDAYERRNSDSHRVIGTLLGSTERGVVEVTNCFCVPHKEYDDQVEAELGYAGDLYEINSKVNPQENIVGWWATGKDVTTHSSVIHEYYARECNNPVHLTVDTTLINTTRMAIKAYVCVQLGVPNGKQGSMFTPIKVQIISYEPEITGLQVCSKTQSAIGGVVKSAGIVEPQMDLAQIAGASTKLASMLDQVLAYVDDVIAGKQQPDNQVGRALLDMVNSVPKMTSEQFDDMFNSNVKDLLMVVALSQLIKTQLQLNEKLTLLTTL comes from the exons atggctctagatttaattgttaaagttCACCCAGTGGTGTTATTTCAAATTGTTGATGCATACGAACGTCGTAATTCTGATTCACACAGAGTTATTGGTACTTTGTTAG gAAGTACTGAAAGAGGTGTCGTGGAAGTGACAAATTGTTTTTGTGTACCACACAAAGAATATGATGATCAAGTTGAAGCTGAGCTTGGTTATGCCGGTGatctttatgaaataaatagtaaaGTTAATCCTCAAGAAAATATTGTTGGTTGGTGGGCAACTGGTAAAGATGTTACAACTCATTCATCAGTTATTCATGAATATTATGCTAGAGAATGTAATAATCCAGTTCATTTGACTGTTGATACAACTCTTATCAATACAACAAGAATGGCTATCAAGGCATATGTTTGTGTACAACTTGGTGTACCAAATGGTAAACAAGGTTCCATGTTTACACCCATCAAAGTTCag attATCAGTTATGAACCTGAAATAACTGGTTTACAAGTATGTTCTAAAACTCAATCAGCAATTGGAGGAGTTGTTAAATCAGCTGGTATTGTTGAGCCACAAATGGATTTAGCACAAATTGCTGGTGCAAGTACAAAATTAGCATCAATGTTGGATCAAGTACTTGCttatgttgatgatgttattgCTGGTAAACAACAACCAGATAATCAAGTTGGTAGAGCACTACTTGACATGGTTAATTCAGTACCTAAAATGACTAGTGAACAATTTGATGACATGTTTAATAGCAATGTCAAGGATCTTTTAATGGTTGTTGCATTATCACAACTTATTAAAACACAACTTCAACTTAATGAAAAACTTACTCTTTTAacaacattgtaa
- the LOC122860735 gene encoding actin-related protein 10, translating to MSKTPGKVSRPYEGIRYSADKQIVVLDIGAAYTKFGYAGEATPRGIIRTEIKCPTSKLVRKIYRYNDVDDLYQLLVEFLHALFFRHVVITPKDVRMVILESLLTPTKFRETLAKVLFRHFEIGSLMLLPSHLVTISTLGYDTALVLDVGYQDATLIPIYRGVAILKAWQSLPLAAEAIHESLMKKFQTDYPTIDINEKLIEDIKVRTCFVTSLERSKKLSTNEPPIPPPSVKYPGVKTINIPGEYREESFELLWQRDNDNLSIPTMILDAIIKCPIDTRQQLAENILLIGGTTMTKGFKSRLNNELIELLKSSLYNDKLKIKKFKFHNTPCKANYTAWLGGAIFGVADLPSRCILKENYLKINRIPDWANLLDNQKEIGSNYSI from the exons atgagtaaaacTCCAGGAAAAGTATCAAGACCTTATGAGGGAATACGTTATTCAGCTGATAAACAAATTGTTGTTCTAGACATTGGAGCAGCATACACCAA aTTTGGTTATGCTGGTGAAGCCACACCCAGAGGAATAATAAGAACAGAAATAAAATGTCCAACATCAAAATTagttagaaaaatatatagatacaatgatgttgatgatttgTATCAATTACTAGTTGAATTTCTTCATGCATTATTTttcag ACATGTTGTGATAACACCAAAAGATGTTAGAATGGTAATACTAGAATCACTGCTAACACCAACAAAATTTCGTGAAACACTTGCTAAAGTATTATTTCGTCATTTTGAAATTGGAAGTTTGATGTTATTACCAAGTCATTTGGTAACAATAAGCACACTTGGTTATGATACAGCACTTGTACTTGATGTTGGATATCAGGATGCAACATTAATACCAATATATCGTGGTGTTGCAATACTAAAAGCTTGGCAAAGTTTACCACTAGCTGCTGAAGCTATTCATGAATctctaatgaaaaaatttcaaactgaTTATCCAACAATTGACATcaacgaaaaattaattgaagatATTAAAGTACGTACATGTTTTGTAACAAGCCTAGAACgttctaaaaaattatcaacaaatgaaCCACCAATACCACCACCTTCTGTTAAATATCCTGgtgttaaaacaataaatatacctGGTGAATATAGAGAAgaatcatttgaattattatggcaacgtgataatgataatttaagtaTACCAACAATGATACTTGATGCAATAATTAAATGTCCAATTGATACACGACAACAATTAGCTGAAAATATATTACTCATTGGTGGTACAACAATGACAAAAGGTTTTAAAAGTCGTTTAAATAATGAacttattgaattattaaaatcatcattatataatgataaattaaaaattaaaaaatttaaatttcataatacaCCATGTAAAGCTAATTATACTGCTTGGCTTGGTGGTGCAATATTTGGTGTTGCTGATTTACCATCAAGatgtatattaaaagaaaattatttaaaaattaatcgtATTCCAGATTGGGCAAATCTTTTGGATAATCAAAAAGAAATTGGTTCAAattatagtatttaa